The following coding sequences lie in one Cannabis sativa cultivar Pink pepper isolate KNU-18-1 chromosome 5, ASM2916894v1, whole genome shotgun sequence genomic window:
- the LOC133038183 gene encoding uncharacterized protein LOC133038183 → MSTITRILDNIGVTGTKRVHCATFMLPDYARVWWDIVGQTQDVSVMTWEEFKSLFEEKFYYIDVRTSHMEDFVKLTQGKMSVAEYTLEFDRLSKFAGDLVPTDFTRKQKYVRGLNATTSRGLKITTSHDTLYKKVVELALIAEEAEQHVAKEQTPKDAVTTSNPSASGHIVDKDGIMVDPAKIEAVRDWPTPKSVTEVRSFLRLAGYYCQFVEGFLKITVPLTELTRKNLKFVWSDRSNVVADALSRKGQSQINTVKQISQQLANEMTRAMIELVVGQLANITLQSTLLE, encoded by the exons atgAGCACTATTACCCGTATCCTAGATAATATAGGAGTGACGGGAACTAAAAGAGTGCACTGTGCAACCTTCATGTTACCAGATTATGCCCGCGTTTGGTGGGATATCGTGGGCCAAACGCAGGATGTCAGTgtaatgacctgggaagaatttaaaAGTTTGTTTGAGGAAAAGTTTTACTACATCGATGTGAGAACTTCACACATGGAAGACTTTGTGAAGCTTACTCAGGGAAAGATGTCAGTGGCCGAATACACCCTGGAGTTTGATCGGCTATCTAAgtttgctggtgatctggtACCCACAGATTTCACCAGGAAACAGAAATATGTGAGAGGATTGAATGCCACAACCAGTCGGGGCTTGAAGATTACCACATCACATGACACTTTGTATAAGAAAGTGGTAGAGCTAGCCTTGATTGCTGAGGAGGCTGAGCAACATGTAGCAAAAGAGCAGACTCCAAAGGATGCCGTCACGACATCGAATCCTTCTGCTAGTG ggcacatagTAGATAAAGATGGAATCATGGTGGATCCAGCaaaaattgaagctgttcgggacTGGCCAACACCAAAATCAGTTACTGAAGTTAGGAGCTTTTTGagattagctgggtattattgCCAGTTTGTTGAGGGTTTTTTAAAGATTactgtacccttaacggagctgactcGAAAGAACTTGAAGTTTGTTTGGAGTGATCGAT ccaacGTGGTTGCCGATGCCTTGAGCAGAAAGGGACAGAGTCAGATAAATACGGTGAAACAAATCTCCCAGCAACTAGCAAATGAGATGACCCGAGCTAtgattgagttggttgtagggCAGTTAGCTAATATTACTCTACAATCTACTCTTTTAGAGTGA